The window GATCGAGGACGAATTGAAGGCCGACGTCGAGAAGCTCGAATTCGTCGTGCAGCAGCGGACCGTGGAGCTCAGCCGGCACGTCGCGAGCCTCGAGGCGGAAGTCGCGACGCGCCAGAGCGCCGAGGAGGTCGCGAACGAGAACCGCGAGAAATACCAGAAGCTCTTTCACATGCTGCCGATCGGCATCTCGATCACGGATGCGCACGGCCGCATTCTCGAGGCCAATTGCCAGTTTGCCGAAATGGTCGGCTTGCGGCGGGCTTCGTCCGAGAACTGGCGCAAACTGCCGCTGCGCTTCTTCCTGCACGACGGCACCGAGATCCCGAGGCATCGCCTGCCGTGGCAGATCCGCGATTTCCAGAAGGATTCGATCGACAACATCGAAATCGGGATGCGCGACGAGAAGGGACGCAAGCTGCGCTGGCTGAGCGTGAGCGCGTCGCTGATCGAGCGCAAGGACGAGCAGTACGTCGTCGCCGCCTTCACCGACATCACCTACCGCAAGCGCATCGAAGAGCTCGAACGGCTGCGCCACGCGGAGCTCACGCGCCTGGGCCGGATCAACTCGATGGCCGAAATGGCGGCGGCGCTGGCGCACCAGATGGGGCAGCCGCTGGTGTCGGCGGTCAATTACCTGAACGGCTGCCGCTTGCGTCTCGAGCGCGTCGACGGCGTCGGGGAGATCTCCGAGTCCATGGGGCTCGCGCTGAAGTACCTCGAGCAGGCGGGCGAGATCCTGCGCCACGTGAAGGAGTTCGTGTGCAAGCACAAGCCCGACAAGGAACCCGAGAACATCAACGAGGTGATCCAGGACGCGCTCGCGTTCCTGAATTTCGAGGTCCGCCGGCATGACGTCAGCGTCGACCTGCGGCTGCTGCAGGACCCGCCGCTGGTGCCGCTATGCAAGGTCGAGATCCAGCAGGTGCTGTTCAACCTGATGAAGAACGGCATGGAGGCGATGACGGGCCTGCCGCCGGGAGCGCGCAAGCTCGTCATCGGCAGCGAGATCATCGATGGGGGCGGGGCGATGAAGGTGTTCGTCCAGGACCACGGCACGGGGCTCGAGAAGCGGTCTGTGAAGCGGGTGTTCGAGCCGTATTTTTCCACCAAGACCGACGGGATGGGGATCGGCCTGACGATCTGCCGCTCGATCGTCGAGTCGCACGGCGGACAACTTTCGTATTCGAGGATCGGCAAAGGCGGGTCGCGCTTTCAATTCACCTTGCCGATGTAGGGAAGGTCCTCGCCGCCAAGAAGACCGAAGAGTCTCGGGCGGCGAAGGCCATGTGAGCAAGCTGGGGATCCGCCCGCCGGGCGAACTCATTTGGCTGTCGATGCATACGGACAGCCACTGCCTCGATTGAGAGCGGCTCGAATCCTGGCGGGATGCGGCGCCCGCCGGCTACTCGGGCCGGGTTCCTCGTGCCGCGGGGCTGCGGCGCCCGGATTTTCCGC is drawn from Azoarcus sp. DN11 and contains these coding sequences:
- a CDS encoding PAS domain S-box protein — its product is MRDEVFDIELNDEQGVDAAVGYESIFRNTPVAICHLFNRRIRRCNRRYEELFGYEPGELDNQSVGVHYPSEDSFSTIGQKFGHFFESHHTFKDERPFVRKDGTLIWCIVTGTLLDPANPRLGSIWVVQDISEHKRIEDELKADVEKLEFVVQQRTVELSRHVASLEAEVATRQSAEEVANENREKYQKLFHMLPIGISITDAHGRILEANCQFAEMVGLRRASSENWRKLPLRFFLHDGTEIPRHRLPWQIRDFQKDSIDNIEIGMRDEKGRKLRWLSVSASLIERKDEQYVVAAFTDITYRKRIEELERLRHAELTRLGRINSMAEMAAALAHQMGQPLVSAVNYLNGCRLRLERVDGVGEISESMGLALKYLEQAGEILRHVKEFVCKHKPDKEPENINEVIQDALAFLNFEVRRHDVSVDLRLLQDPPLVPLCKVEIQQVLFNLMKNGMEAMTGLPPGARKLVIGSEIIDGGGAMKVFVQDHGTGLEKRSVKRVFEPYFSTKTDGMGIGLTICRSIVESHGGQLSYSRIGKGGSRFQFTLPM